In the Flavobacterium acetivorans genome, one interval contains:
- a CDS encoding DUF2147 domain-containing protein: MKKIITIVLLFATTLFYAQNKSVLGKWKTIDDETGKAKSIVEIYEKSGKIYGKVIEVLDMVHKDDLCKNCSGDDANKPILGITVIKGLSKEGAEYGGGKILDPKNGKLYKCFIALEGNDKLKVRGYIGFSLLGRTQYWYRVKN; encoded by the coding sequence ATGAAAAAAATCATTACAATTGTATTGTTGTTTGCTACAACGCTATTTTATGCGCAAAATAAAAGCGTTCTCGGAAAATGGAAAACCATTGATGACGAAACCGGTAAAGCCAAATCTATTGTAGAGATTTACGAAAAATCAGGCAAAATCTATGGTAAGGTGATTGAAGTTTTGGATATGGTTCATAAAGATGATCTTTGTAAAAATTGTTCTGGCGATGATGCTAATAAACCCATACTTGGAATTACGGTTATAAAAGGACTTTCTAAGGAGGGAGCTGAATACGGTGGAGGAAAGATTTTGGATCCTAAAAACGGCAAATTGTACAAGTGTTTTATTGCTCTTGAAGGGAATGATAAACTAAAAGTTAGAGGATACATTGGCTTTTCATTATTAGGAAGAACGCAATATTGGTACAGGGTAAAAAATTAG
- the nadC gene encoding carboxylating nicotinate-nucleotide diphosphorylase produces MISEAQFKNELEILIANAIREDVGDGDHSSLACIPASAQGKAKLLVKDEGIIAGVEFAKMIFNYVDPNLVIETFIADGTPVKYGDIVFHVSGSSQSILKAERMVLNSMQRMSAIATKTDSYVQLLEGTNTKILDTRKTTPGFRVAEKWAVKLGGGENHRFALYDMVMLKDNHIDFAGGIALAIAKTKTYLKETNRDLKIIVEARNMDEVKEIVACGGVYRILLDNFDYEMTKEAVAFIGDKSLTESSGNINEETIRGYAECGVNYISSGALTHSIYNMDLSLKAI; encoded by the coding sequence ATGATTAGTGAAGCACAATTTAAAAACGAGTTAGAGATACTAATTGCAAATGCCATCAGAGAAGATGTGGGTGATGGCGATCATAGCTCATTGGCTTGTATACCGGCTTCGGCACAAGGAAAAGCAAAACTTTTGGTTAAAGACGAAGGGATTATTGCCGGTGTTGAATTTGCCAAAATGATATTTAATTATGTAGATCCAAATTTAGTGATAGAAACTTTTATAGCTGATGGAACTCCGGTGAAATACGGAGATATAGTGTTTCATGTGTCGGGAAGTTCTCAGTCCATTCTCAAAGCAGAGCGTATGGTTTTGAACTCTATGCAGCGCATGTCAGCCATTGCTACAAAAACGGATAGTTATGTGCAATTGCTTGAGGGAACAAATACTAAAATTTTAGATACCCGTAAAACAACCCCTGGTTTTCGTGTTGCCGAGAAATGGGCCGTGAAACTGGGCGGAGGAGAAAACCACCGTTTTGCCTTGTATGATATGGTGATGCTCAAAGACAATCATATCGATTTTGCGGGCGGAATCGCTTTGGCCATAGCTAAAACTAAAACCTATTTAAAGGAAACCAATCGAGATTTGAAAATCATCGTGGAGGCCAGAAACATGGACGAAGTAAAAGAAATTGTTGCTTGTGGAGGTGTTTACAGAATCCTGTTGGATAATTTCGATTATGAAATGACCAAAGAAGCCGTAGCTTTTATTGGTGACAAATCCTTGACGGAATCCTCGGGAAACATCAACGAAGAAACCATACGCGGCTATGCAGAATGTGGTGTGAATTATATTTCATCGGGTGCTTTGACACATTCTATATATAATATGGATTTGAGTTTGAAAGCAATTTAG
- a CDS encoding YihY/virulence factor BrkB family protein, whose protein sequence is MSQEIEERIEKIPILRSLVRFLKRVKLSWLEGLSLYDLLELYVIGIAEGALSNRAGAIAFSFFMALFPFALFILNLIPYIPIEGFQDDFLKFVSDGVPPNTYYAIENIINDILHNSHSGLLSSGFLLSIFLMANGLNSILGGFETSRHVLVKRGFFHQYFVAVGMSLVLSFLLILTVAIIVVFEVFIQKLTAHELLSEQIPLIVLSRYGFLILMILITTSVLFKFGTKHDKSRSFISIGSVFSTIFTLIISYFFGIWVIRFSQYNQLYGSIGTLLIVMFYIWINCMILLLGFELNATINNLKRKKMNI, encoded by the coding sequence ATGAGCCAAGAGATAGAGGAAAGAATAGAGAAAATCCCAATATTGCGTAGTTTGGTCCGTTTTCTAAAAAGGGTAAAATTAAGCTGGTTAGAGGGTTTGTCTCTTTATGATTTATTGGAATTATACGTCATTGGTATTGCCGAGGGCGCTTTGTCTAACCGTGCAGGTGCGATTGCTTTTAGTTTTTTTATGGCTTTGTTTCCTTTTGCGCTTTTTATTTTGAATCTCATTCCTTATATTCCTATTGAAGGTTTTCAAGATGATTTTTTAAAATTTGTTTCCGATGGAGTGCCGCCTAATACTTATTATGCTATTGAGAATATTATCAATGATATTCTGCATAACAGTCATTCCGGTTTGTTGTCATCCGGTTTTTTGCTGTCTATTTTTTTGATGGCTAACGGATTGAACTCTATTTTGGGAGGTTTTGAGACTTCGCGTCATGTCCTTGTGAAAAGAGGTTTTTTTCATCAATATTTTGTTGCAGTTGGCATGTCTCTAGTATTGTCTTTCTTACTGATTCTTACCGTGGCTATAATCGTTGTATTTGAGGTTTTTATCCAGAAATTAACTGCTCATGAGTTGCTCAGTGAACAAATTCCTTTGATTGTTTTGAGTCGTTATGGCTTTTTAATTTTGATGATTTTAATCACCACATCGGTTCTTTTTAAATTTGGAACCAAACACGATAAAAGTAGGTCTTTCATTTCAATAGGTTCGGTTTTTTCAACCATTTTCACCCTGATTATTTCCTATTTTTTTGGAATCTGGGTCATACGGTTTTCACAATACAACCAGCTTTACGGTTCCATTGGGACATTGTTGATTGTGATGTTCTATATCTGGATCAATTGTATGATTTTACTGCTGGGTTTTGAACTCAATGCCACTATAAACAACCTGAAAAGAAAAAAAATGAATATTTAA
- the priA gene encoding replication restart helicase PriA produces MHFVEVILPLSLAKTFTYSISETEYHYIKKGMRLAVPFGKSKIYTALVIEVHQRKPVLYEAKEIHQILDERPIVTEIQIAHWQWISSYYMCAIGDVYRGAMPGALLLENETLISQKPDVFVDESQLSDDEYLIYQALQLQTSLKVQEIISILNKKNIFPVIQKLIDKNILVLQEEMQETYKPKLVRYVRLHSKYQSDQGLVELLETLKGANKQKEIVLSYFQLSATDKTRGETERSVAKPITVKKLVEAANSSSAIVKALIEKEIFEEYFIQHDRIDFSGKKGEKQLLLSEVQQNAFVEIKNSFAQKEVCLLHGVTSSGKTEIYIKLIEEYLATGKQVLYLLPEIALTTQLVGRLSAYFGNKVAVFHSKYNNNERIEVWNQVLQNSEKAQIVIGARSALFLPFSNLGFIIVDEEHEQTFKQVDPAPRYHARDAAIVLANFFRAKVLLGSATPSIETFFNAQSGKYGLVEITKRYGNVMMPDIELVDLKDKYFRKKMTGHFSDTLIDGIGAALLLGEQVILFQNRRGYSPLLECMRCGHVPQCQQCDVSLTYHKHKNQLRCHYCGYSIAKPTHCHSCSSIDLTTKGFGTEQIQQELLTLFPAHKIGRMDQDTTRGKFGFEKIIDSFKNKEVDILVGTQMLAKGLDFDNVSLVGIMNADNMLFHPDFRAFERSFQMMTQVSGRSGRSEKRGKVIIQTYNPNHNTIQQVTNNDYLAMYKEQLYDRQIYKYPPYFRIIKLTLKHREFEKLKEGAAWLYQVMSQNLNIPVLGPEEPAINRIRNEYIRTILIKIPQSSSVASTKKTIQKMLNSFDAVPQYRAIKVTVNVDFY; encoded by the coding sequence ATGCATTTTGTCGAAGTAATTTTACCTCTTTCTCTTGCCAAAACATTTACGTATAGTATTTCGGAAACGGAGTACCATTACATCAAAAAAGGAATGCGCTTGGCTGTTCCCTTTGGGAAAAGTAAAATCTATACTGCTTTAGTGATAGAAGTTCACCAACGCAAACCTGTCTTATACGAAGCCAAAGAAATTCACCAAATTCTGGATGAAAGGCCAATAGTAACCGAGATCCAAATTGCCCACTGGCAATGGATTTCGTCTTATTATATGTGTGCTATCGGCGATGTGTATCGAGGTGCAATGCCCGGTGCGTTATTGTTGGAAAATGAAACTTTGATTTCTCAAAAACCTGATGTTTTTGTAGATGAAAGCCAGCTTTCAGATGATGAATATTTGATTTATCAGGCTTTGCAACTCCAGACTTCTCTGAAAGTTCAGGAGATTATTTCTATTTTAAACAAGAAAAATATTTTTCCGGTTATTCAAAAACTGATAGACAAAAATATATTGGTGCTTCAGGAGGAAATGCAAGAAACTTATAAGCCAAAACTGGTGCGATACGTTCGCTTGCATTCCAAATACCAATCGGATCAAGGATTAGTAGAATTATTAGAAACTCTTAAAGGTGCCAACAAGCAAAAGGAAATTGTGTTGTCTTATTTTCAATTAAGCGCCACTGATAAGACCCGAGGTGAAACCGAACGGAGTGTAGCTAAACCGATTACGGTAAAAAAATTGGTAGAAGCTGCTAATTCTTCCTCGGCGATTGTAAAAGCATTGATTGAAAAAGAAATTTTCGAAGAATATTTTATACAGCATGATCGAATAGATTTTTCAGGAAAAAAAGGAGAAAAACAACTGCTATTGAGTGAAGTACAACAAAACGCTTTTGTGGAGATTAAAAATAGTTTTGCCCAAAAAGAGGTTTGTCTTTTACATGGAGTGACTTCGAGTGGAAAAACCGAGATTTATATCAAGTTAATAGAAGAATATCTCGCTACGGGAAAACAAGTTTTGTATCTGTTGCCTGAAATTGCACTGACGACTCAATTAGTGGGGAGATTGAGTGCTTATTTTGGAAACAAAGTGGCTGTTTTTCATTCGAAATATAATAATAACGAACGAATTGAAGTTTGGAATCAAGTTTTACAAAATTCCGAAAAGGCGCAAATTGTCATAGGAGCGAGATCGGCTCTCTTTTTGCCGTTTTCTAATTTAGGATTCATAATTGTTGATGAAGAACACGAGCAGACATTTAAACAAGTAGATCCGGCGCCGCGCTATCATGCCCGAGATGCGGCTATAGTATTGGCTAATTTTTTTAGAGCAAAAGTTTTGTTGGGATCAGCAACGCCAAGCATAGAAACTTTTTTTAATGCTCAAAGTGGTAAGTATGGTTTGGTTGAAATCACCAAACGTTATGGTAACGTGATGATGCCTGATATCGAATTGGTTGATTTAAAAGACAAGTATTTCCGAAAAAAAATGACCGGACATTTTAGTGACACTTTAATTGATGGAATTGGTGCCGCTCTGTTATTAGGTGAACAGGTAATTTTGTTTCAAAATAGAAGAGGGTATTCACCTTTGTTAGAATGTATGCGATGTGGTCATGTTCCGCAATGCCAACAATGTGATGTGAGTTTGACGTATCACAAACATAAAAATCAGTTGCGTTGTCATTATTGTGGTTATTCGATTGCAAAACCTACGCATTGCCATAGTTGCTCGAGTATTGATTTGACTACTAAAGGTTTTGGAACGGAGCAAATCCAGCAAGAACTGCTGACGCTTTTTCCGGCGCATAAAATTGGGAGAATGGATCAGGATACCACACGCGGTAAATTTGGTTTTGAAAAAATAATAGACAGTTTTAAAAACAAGGAAGTCGATATTTTAGTAGGAACCCAAATGCTGGCCAAAGGACTTGATTTTGACAACGTAAGTTTAGTGGGTATCATGAATGCCGATAATATGCTGTTTCATCCTGACTTTAGGGCTTTTGAAAGAAGTTTTCAAATGATGACGCAAGTTTCGGGTCGTTCTGGACGTTCAGAAAAGCGCGGAAAAGTGATTATTCAAACCTATAATCCCAATCATAATACAATACAGCAGGTTACTAATAACGACTATTTAGCGATGTATAAAGAGCAGTTGTACGATAGGCAAATTTATAAATACCCGCCTTATTTTAGAATAATAAAGCTAACACTAAAACATCGTGAATTTGAAAAGTTAAAGGAAGGTGCTGCTTGGTTGTATCAGGTAATGAGTCAAAATTTGAATATACCGGTATTGGGTCCGGAGGAACCGGCAATCAATAGAATCAGGAATGAGTATATACGAACGATACTGATTAAAATTCCGCAAAGTTCTTCGGTGGCAAGCACAAAAAAAACTATTCAGAAAATGTTGAATAGTTTTGATGCTGTTCCTCAATACAGAGCTATTAAAGTAACTGTAAATGTCGATTTTTATTAA